In Candidatus Margulisiibacteriota bacterium, the genomic stretch GGTTGGCTACATGGTGGCGGAATATAGATAGAAATAGAAAGGGGCAGGCGGCCGCCTGCCCATACAAGGATATGCACGCAATAGTTGAATTAGCAAAAAGAACGATAGAGGCCTATGTTAAAGGCGGCAGGATCATTGATCCGCCCGAGGACCTTTCGGAAGAAATGGAGCAGAGGGCAGGGGTCTTTGTTTCCATACATAAGAAGGACGGCTCTCTGCGCGGCTGCATCGGTACCTTTTCCCCTACCCAGAAAAATGTGGCGGAAGAGATCATCATGAACGCGATCTCGGCTGCCGCAAAAGACCCCAGGTTCCCTCCAATTACCCCGGACGAACTGGGCGGGCTTGACATCTCTGTGGACATTCTCAGCGCTCCGGTTTTAATAAAAGACAAAAAAGACCTTGACGCGAAAAAATTTGGTGTTATTGTTAAGTCAGGATACCGCAGGGGGCTTCTTTTGCCCGACCTGCCGGGAGTTGACAGCCCCGAGCAGCAGATAGAGATTTGCCGCATGAAGGGCGGGATCGGGGAAAAAGACCAGGTTGAATTGTATCGATTTGAGGTTAAGCGGTATCATTGATTTTTTGATAGGGGCAGGCGGCTGCCTGCCCGTACAGAAGAGATGGAGAAAATAAGTGATAGAAGGGAAAATCTGATGATAAGGGCAGGGATAATGGGAGCCGCGGGATACGCGGGAATAGGTCTGGTCCAACTTTTGCACGGGCATCCGCAGGCAGAACTGGCCTGGGTTGCAAGCGAGCAGGCCCATGCTGGTAAAAAGTTGTCCGAGTTGCGCCCGTTCCTTAACGGGCTCTGTGATCTGATCTGCGAACCCCCGGAGATCTCCGGGCTGATTGATAAAGTTGATGTCATCTTTATGGCTCTTCCCAACGGCCTTGCGATGAAGTATGCTCCGGCAGCGCTGGAAAAAGGAAAAAAAGTTATCGATATCAGCGCGGACTTTCGCATCAAGGACCTTGAGGAATATAAAAAATGGTACAAAATAGACCATGCCAGCCCGGAACTTGTTAAAGAAGCGGTCTATGCGCTGCCCGAGCTCTACCTCGAGCAGATAAAAAAAGCCCGCCTTATCGCAAACCCGGGCTGCTATCCAACCGCCTCCATACTTGGTTCCTATCCTTTGCTAAAGTTCGGACTTGTTGACAAAGATTCTCTTGTTTTTGACGCAAAATCGGGTGTCTCGGGGGCCGGGGCGGCGCTTACCGAGATAACGCATTTTCCGGAGTGCAACGAGAACTTTAGGGCTTATGCAGTGGCAGGCCACAGGCACAATCCCGAAATAGACCAGGAACTGTCAAAAGCCTGCGGAAAAACGGTGCTAACTTCTTTTGTGCCGCATCTGGTGCCGATGAACCGTGGCATTCTGGTGACAATTTACGGAAAACTCCTTGCCAAGAAGAGCGTTGACGAGATACACGCGCTCTACCGCGACTTTTATAAGGGAGCACCCTTTGTCCGGGTGCTGGACAAGGGCAAACTCCCGGCGACCAAATATGTTTCCTCGTCAAACTTCTGCGATATAAATATTGTTGTTGATGAAAGGGCGGGCAGAGTTATTGTGCTGTCGGCCATAGATAATCTGGTAAAAGGCGCGGCGGGGCAGGCGCTCCAGAACATGAACATCATGTTCGGCCTTGACCAGAAGGCCGGGCTGGACCGTCCCCCCATCTATCCATGAAACAACAGGTCATCAGCGGCGGTATCTGCGCCCCGGAGGGATTTCTTGCAGCGGGTTTTGCGGCAGGCCTAAAAAAGTCCGGCAAAAAAGACCTCGCTTTGATCTATGCCAAACAGCCTTGCTCCGCGGCCGGGGTTTTTACCACTAACAGGTTCAAGGCAGCGCCCGTACTTGTCTCAATAGAAAACCTAAAAAAGGGCCGCGCCCGTGCTGTCGTCATTAATTCCGGCAATGCCAATGCCTGTACGGGAAAACAGGGCATCATCGACGCAAAGCAGATGGCCTCTACCGCTGCCGAGGCTCTTGGAATTTCCAAGGACAGCGTGCTTGTTGCCTCAACAGGGATAATAGGGCGGCTTCTTCCCATGAAAAAGGTCCTTGGCGGCATCTGGGCGGTGTCGCGCATGATAAAGAAGGCCGGCTGCAGCGATGCGGCGGAGGCAATTCTTACCACCGATACCAGAAAAAAAGAGATAGCCCTTGAGGTTGACATCGATAAAAAGAACAGTTTTAAAATAGCCGGCATAGCAAAAGGCTCCGGGATGATCTGTCCTAATGTGGCTTGCGCTGAGCGGAGTCGAAGCGCCACAATGATCACTGTTATTACCACCGATGCCGATATCGATCCGGCACTGCTTAAAACCGCTCTCAAACAGGCGGCCTCTTCTTCCTTTAATATGATAACCGTCGATAACGACATGAGCACCAACGATACGGTCTTCTGTCTTGCGAGCAGGCTCTCGGCAAAAATAAAAAAAGGAAAAACCTTCGAGGCCTTTTGCGCCGCGCTCAAAGAGGTCTGTCTTTATCTTGCAAAAGAAATGGTAAGGGACGGAGAAGGTGCTACCAAACTGTTCGAGGTCCTGGTAAAGGGCGCGGCAACAGAAAGGGACGCGGGAAAAATAGCAAAAGCCGCGGCCGGCTCCAGCCTTTTAAAGTGCGCCGTCTACGGCAGCGACCCCAACTGGGGCCGTGTAATTGCCGCAGCCGGTTATGCGGGAGTGGAATTTGACCCCGAAAGGGTCGATGTTCACCTTGAGAGCATTGCTCTGGTAAAAAAGGGCAGACCTTTGCCTTTTGACGCCGCAAAGGCAAAAAAACTGATGGACCAGAAAGAAATGAAGTTTACCATAAACTTGAACTCGGGGAGCGCTTCTTCCAGCGCGTTTGGCTGCGACCTTACGGAAGGCTATATTGACATAAACGCGAGGTACCATACCTGATGTTCGAAAAGCTTATCAAAAGGGCCGAGGTCGTTATAGAGGCTCTTCCCTATCTTAAAAAATTCTACGGAAAGATAATTGTTATAAAGTACGGCGGCAACGCGATGGTGGACCCAAAGCTCCGCGCCAAGGTCCTTAAGGATGTCGTTCTTCTGCGCTATCTGGGAATGCACCCTATACTGCTTCACGGAGGAGGGCCGTCTATAACCAGGGAGCTTAAGCGCAGGAACATAGAATCAAAGTTCATCGAAGGCCTGCGGGTAACGGACCCTGCCACAATGGAAGTGGTGGAAAAGGTGCTTTCCAGGGTAAATTCCGGAAT encodes the following:
- the amrA gene encoding AmmeMemoRadiSam system protein A: MHAIVELAKRTIEAYVKGGRIIDPPEDLSEEMEQRAGVFVSIHKKDGSLRGCIGTFSPTQKNVAEEIIMNAISAAAKDPRFPPITPDELGGLDISVDILSAPVLIKDKKDLDAKKFGVIVKSGYRRGLLLPDLPGVDSPEQQIEICRMKGGIGEKDQVELYRFEVKRYH
- the argC gene encoding N-acetyl-gamma-glutamyl-phosphate reductase, giving the protein MEKISDRRENLMIRAGIMGAAGYAGIGLVQLLHGHPQAELAWVASEQAHAGKKLSELRPFLNGLCDLICEPPEISGLIDKVDVIFMALPNGLAMKYAPAALEKGKKVIDISADFRIKDLEEYKKWYKIDHASPELVKEAVYALPELYLEQIKKARLIANPGCYPTASILGSYPLLKFGLVDKDSLVFDAKSGVSGAGAALTEITHFPECNENFRAYAVAGHRHNPEIDQELSKACGKTVLTSFVPHLVPMNRGILVTIYGKLLAKKSVDEIHALYRDFYKGAPFVRVLDKGKLPATKYVSSSNFCDINIVVDERAGRVIVLSAIDNLVKGAAGQALQNMNIMFGLDQKAGLDRPPIYP
- the argJ gene encoding bifunctional glutamate N-acetyltransferase/amino-acid acetyltransferase ArgJ — protein: MKQQVISGGICAPEGFLAAGFAAGLKKSGKKDLALIYAKQPCSAAGVFTTNRFKAAPVLVSIENLKKGRARAVVINSGNANACTGKQGIIDAKQMASTAAEALGISKDSVLVASTGIIGRLLPMKKVLGGIWAVSRMIKKAGCSDAAEAILTTDTRKKEIALEVDIDKKNSFKIAGIAKGSGMICPNVACAERSRSATMITVITTDADIDPALLKTALKQAASSSFNMITVDNDMSTNDTVFCLASRLSAKIKKGKTFEAFCAALKEVCLYLAKEMVRDGEGATKLFEVLVKGAATERDAGKIAKAAAGSSLLKCAVYGSDPNWGRVIAAAGYAGVEFDPERVDVHLESIALVKKGRPLPFDAAKAKKLMDQKEMKFTINLNSGSASSSAFGCDLTEGYIDINARYHT